AGGTGAAATAACCAAAAAGTTGAGGAAGTCACTGTTGTCATTGTTGAGAAGATGTTGCCAAAGAGAACTTGTGAGAGAAAATGGAATTTTTCTTGGTTGGAAGTGAAGAATTTTTGTGGtttgttttttcaaatttaaaataaacaaaaacctTTCTTGGGAAGATAAAACTAAAGGAGAGAGAAACGGTAATTAATGAGAAAATGTGCTGTAGTAGGTGTAATTATTGGGTTTATGGAGATGTGGATAATTTATGGACTTTGTTTAAATTAATTCATTGATTATTGCATTTAAAGAGTCTTGTTCAGATAGGATTGAGCGTTTTATTCCCAGTTTGATTGCAATGAACGCATCAATTCTAAGGGGACAATTTGTTAGTCAAAATTCAAACAAGTTTTAAAAATCGAGTTTGAGACTCATTTGGTACCTTCGAAGATTGTGAAACTCATCGAGAAGGGTTTATCGACAAGAAAGATGGATTCGATCGGATTAACTCatcaaagaaaaggaaaataatcaaaatggcAAGGAGGTTAATAAGTGAAGATAACTGATAGCAATTATAGGATCATTCCGAAACGTGAGAACAATTATCAAAGAATTTTCACACACGGAAAATATGTTAAAGTTTGATTGGTCAAGGACTCTTATAAATAGTTGACGAATGAAAGGAATAGATGTTGGAATTCGTTTTAAGAAAACACTCTCGTACACTCACATCCCCAATGATTTTTTCTGAGTCTGCAAATAGTTTTATTTTCTGTAGGTTTCCTtccatatcttttaaatttctttaagTTTCCTGTAATCTTGTCTttttctgcaaatttactttttcttgcaaagtctttgttttcttctttaaCATTTTTGCATTGTCTGTCGATTTCAAAGTCTTTTGACCTTCTGTTAAAGGCATTTTATTGCTTTATCTTAATAACTTCAAGTTATTTACATTGCTTTTTTGTAATTTTGATTTCAAGTCATTTAAATTCTATttgcattttaaattttttctttctttcctatTTGTTGAAAATTAGAATCTTTTGGTGCATAATTGAAAAATTAGTATTTATAACGGGAATAGATTTTGCTTCTACATTATTAGATATTAAACCAACCTAGATTTGCTAAAACTCTCCATAacaattgttattattattttttatgatattattttacacatattttttatattatgcatttatgcactacaagaaaacatgcattttgctacgcttttaaagcgtggcgaaaGTTAAAAAAAGCGTAACGATagttttttgccacgctttttgaGCTACCGGTACGCTTTTGAAAGGGTCACAACTACAAGGGTGTCGGTtgctctatcgccacgcttttggtGACCTATCGCCACGCTTTATTTTTTGTTACGCTTTTAAAGATCGCCACGCTTTAAAAACGTAATCATATGTGCAGATATAGcaacgcttttaaagcgtgccaatagagacatatggctacgcttttaaagcatgCCAATAGAAAGAGATACAGCTACGTttttaaagcgtgccaataGCAAGACATACAGcgacgcttttaaagcgtggcaatTGATGACTGTTGTACAATAGactacgcttttaaagcgtggcaaaaaattTGTTCAGTAGCCTATagtttttttaatcttttttaatctttgtaataaaaccttacaaaattaatagatgattttaaaatttagataatGACCAATAATTTTAAATCCACTAATCCTACATACATAAACTTGTCACCAAAAGAAATGTTTAATCACATGACAGtataacaaaatatcaaaaacCAAAGTGATAACAACTAAGCAATGTATTCCTAATACATGAGTTGCAATTCCAATAACTTTGCCATCCTATCTAACAATAATTTTGATCAACCTCCTCACATATGTGCACCCAATTCACCAAACTAATCATCAGCCTCCACTATGTGCTCAGAGACGTACAGCATCCAGATTCTTCAGGATTTCAATGGCATTTAGCAACAACTGAGAAGCTTTTATGGCTCTGGTAGTTTCCACAGTAGCTTCTTCTTCAGGATTTTCGGGCTTCCCCATTGTTTCAGCTTTCTTGATGATGTTTTATGGCTCTAGTAGTTTCCACAGTAGCTTCTTCTTCAGGATTTTCGGGCTTCTCCATTGCTTCAGCTTTCTTGATGACCTCATCATCATAGGTGTATGCCTCGGCATCAACCACCATAACCCGTTAAATACTAGCAGTGATAACCAAAAATCAACATGGTATTCACtactcttcatcatcatcaatagAAAGTAGATAGAGCATGTCCTCATTCTCAAgctataaataataaaaattaataataaataaatggaTAAAGAAATCAAACTTAGTTAATTATCATATCAAAGCCAACGCCACACTCtgtcaaattaataataaacactatcaaaattaataataaacattGTCTTCAACTGAGAGGTAATAACCACCAGCAAGTTCAGTTTCATTTGAGTTCTAGAGCTTTCTTCATGCTAGAAGAATCCTTGAAGTCGATGTAGGCAAAACTGTAAATTCTTTCTTTTCCACCAAATCTGACTTTTCTTTATTCTCTACTACTCCGCTTTTTGTCTCTTTTTATTCGTGTTGTCTCCATCTTGAGTGTCCTCTTCGGACGTATCCGCCTCTAATGGCGCAGCGGTAGTTAGGGATAATTGTTCACAGTAAATGTGATGTGGTGTGTTTACAATTATAGCaactttgaaaaataaaatagtaaaataattttattttactgaAAACATtcccataatattttattaaaaacatTCCCATAAGCCCATAGAAAAATAATGGGCAAACCCACCTTTCACACGAGTTTGAAATTGGGGGGAAGAGGATTTAATTAAatgtaatattttttagaataatttttaggaattttaaaaaactttcTACTAAAACACACTATGAAATTCTTCTAAcataaaagcaaaaaaaattgtgattataagaaaaaaaaacttatgGTCCACAAACATAATCAGGCTTGTAGTGTTAAATTGGGCCACATGTTCCATAATAGAATACTATGCTAATTTTTAGAAATGTAGACAATTTTTTTCGATGACCAAAAAAGCAAATTTAAATGCTCAATATTGAATTAGATTAACTTAATTGGACAccaaaaaaaagagagtaatttaattcaataataaCAAAACATGAGCAACAATTTACATTCTAAATGCTCAATATTAAACATAAGAGAGGTATATTTGCAAGTTTACATcatttgaaaatataataattattataatttataaatgttTGCTAACTCTTAACGATTTTAAGTGAACACCTTCATATTtcattcattaaaaaatcatgaacATTCCATTTACAGCGATTCAAAAAATTCACACTTTATCCATTACTATAATTGTATAATTCAtcaaaaaacatttaaaaagaataataaaatgagACCAGTAACATACAACTTTCTTTGCTGAGACAGCATCAACCATCTTGACATCCTTAGCAAGAGGAAAATACATTTAGTGCACAATCACAAGACAAAGCAAAACAAGCCTTCAAACAGCGATATTAAAATACAAAGCGAGATGCTTACACTTTTCTGAGGAGTTTTAGaagctttttcttcttcttcatcactgTTATCTGAACTATAACTGCTTTCTTTTGAAACTTTCACAAGCTGCAGTGAATAACAAAAGAAATTGAACACAGCAAAATAATAAACAATGGTTCAcatagtataaaatatttaaaaaaaatagtacatAATTCAGATATCTAAATTTAGAAATTCAAGTTGAATATAATGGAAGAGAGAACAGTAGCAATTAACACTACATAATACAAGTAGGAAACTAAGGCCCAGAAATAAATgacacaagcaatcagatggaGATTAcaaatgaaaaagataaatactGGAAATTCTAATCTAACCAAAAActtataaactaaaaaaaaaccttgaaaataataaaattattagtcaTGCTTatttaattgaaatgaaatatTATACCAGGAACAAGGGCAGATAAAGCAATGAAGCGCTGGCTGAGCTTCTCTCTACGCTTCCTCTCAGCAATTGCCACCAGGGAATAGAACCCCTACGAGCCGCAGTAACTCAATTCAATTACTTCTCCATCTAACTCAATTTGATCCTCCCAGTTTCTAATTTAGGATATAGTTTCACTCACCAATGTTGAATCAAAAGAGATATTTCCCGAGACAAAGAACAACTATCCAACTAATTATAACCTGAATTATCTACAATCAAcctaaatataatttattatgagAACAGTACACTACATAGTATATGCATGCCGTTCATACAAAAATAGGAGGAAATATGGTATATATTAGAAGgagaaaactgaaagtaaagCAATAGAATAAAAGTCAAGGTAATTAATATGCACAACAAGGAATAAGCTTGGCATAATCGAAAATGTTTGAACAGCATAACAAATACTAACCTCACTCTGAATAAGATCTTAGCACAGTAAACATGGTATAAAGTTTAAACTCTACAATGCAAATATTACCCTCTCTGTAGTCTATAATAATTAATGATCACAATAAGCATGCAAAGTAGCTCAAAGTTGGTGAATTGCAATTTGAAAAACTAAAGTTGAGCAACAGTTTGCCGAAATAAGATATAAATTGAGTGATCTCAAAGCATTAAGGGAATGTGTTCCCCCAAGTTCTCCTTCAGACAGGTGGAAAGACTGGATTGAAAATACTAACCTACCGGAAGATGACTTCGCAATGAAGTATATGGTATCCTGGCAAGGAAGTGGACATCATTTTCAAAGCCTAGGATAGGATTATAACCACCTCGTCCATATGTTTTTTTCCTCCACTGTGAAAAATGGTAGAGTTTAGAAATTGTACAGCATTAACAATCTGAGAAAACTAACTGCTTACACCCAATTTCATAAGCAATCCAAGAGGAAAATTACGTAAATCTTGTGAATTAGAAATAGAAAACACAGAAATCAAGTTCCACTTTTTTCCATCTCTCTCAGGAAATTCATCAAACAAATGGCAAGCATAACAATACTGAACCAAAATACAGctagaaaacaagaaaaaatggaacacaattaaacaaagaaaggaACAGATTTCATCTTCTAAAACCCCTGTATCTTAATTCTAAATTTCCGCTCCTAAATAAAGGTCAACAAAGAAAGAGATGGATGTGAAACTTGAGGGAAAAAGTTTGAGACGTCGAAGCCTTGTGCGATGAGAGGGAGTAAGCGCTTGAACAGTGGAGGCGAGCTCGTGATAGAATCGTGAGCGAAGCAGAGACAGAGATGCGAGCATGACACAGGCGGCCGGAGGCGGAGACGTGAGACGCGAGCGGAGGAGAGCTGGTGGATCTGGCGAGAGGCGCGGCGACGGAGGTGAAGGTGCAGTGGCACCGTAGCGGTGATTGGAGGTGATAGAGACAGAGCTGGGGTGGTTGTTCAGGGGGCCATCACGCGAAGCTCAAAGGAGGGTTACGGGTGCCAGAAGAGGGATTGCCAACGGAAGCATCATGCGCGCCGGCGACGTTCTTCGCGGAGTGCAGAATGAAGAGAGGTTAGGGTTCTTCGATATGATATTCTTCATCGCGATTAGGGGGTTCTTCGTGAGGCACAATGAAGAGTGGGTTGGGTTGAGGCACAATGAAGACAAGGTTAGGGTTAGGAGCAATCGTCTCTTCGTGCGTGGAGGGCTTAGGGTTCTCTGATCTGAATGAGCTAGGGCAATTCAAAGAAGGGGAAAGCTAAAGTTTGGAAGAGTAGATGGTGTATTGCAAATTGCAATTGTAACTTAGAAATTTCGAAGGGAGCtctctgaaattttttttctttggggAACCTTTTGggcacgcttcaaaagcgtgccAAAAGAATTGGAGAAAACGGCTACGCTTTTaaaatgactctaacaaaattTTGTCgtcacgctttaaaagcgtgcctGTTTTTATTTAGCaaaaaaaaagcgtggccaaatctCGAATCAATTGCTACCCTCATAAAAGCGTGACTATTGACcctttttgccacgcttttaaagcgtagaaagaaaaaaagtggCCAAATCTCTATTCAGTCGCTACCCTCATAAAAGCGTGGCTATTGACTatttttggccacgcttttaaatcGTAACAAAAAAAACGTAGCTATAgacttttttcttgtagtgatgtgagcataaatttgtaaaaaaatataatatttttaaaattaaaattaaaatatttattttcttataataaaat
Above is a genomic segment from Arachis stenosperma cultivar V10309 chromosome 1, arast.V10309.gnm1.PFL2, whole genome shotgun sequence containing:
- the LOC130943668 gene encoding uncharacterized protein LOC130943668 isoform X4 is translated as MMSTSLPGYHILHCEVIFRGSIPWWQLLRGSVERSSASASLLYLPLFLLVKVSKESSYSSDNSDEEEEKASKTPQKSLENEDMLYLLSIDDDEE
- the LOC130943668 gene encoding uncharacterized protein LOC130943668 isoform X2, with the protein product MMSTSLPGYHILHCEVIFRGSIPWWQLLRGSVERSSASASLLYLPLFLLVKVSKESSYSSDNSDEEEEKASKTPQKSDVKMVDAVSAKKVLENEDMLYLLSIDDDEE
- the LOC130943668 gene encoding uncharacterized protein LOC130943668 isoform X3; translation: MMSTSLPGYHILHCEVIFRGSIPWWQLLRGSVERSSASASLLYLPLFLLVKVSKESSYSSDNSDEEEEKASKTPQKSRRIRPKRTLKMETTRIKRDKKRSSRE
- the LOC130943668 gene encoding uncharacterized protein LOC130943668 isoform X1, with amino-acid sequence MMSTSLPGYHILHCEVIFRGSIPWWQLLRGSVERSSASASLLYLPLFLLVKVSKESSYSSDNSDEEEEKASKTPQKSDVKMVDAVSAKKVVCYWSHFIILFKCFLMNYTIIVMDKV